A stretch of DNA from Lotus japonicus ecotype B-129 chromosome 4, LjGifu_v1.2:
CAAGTGATCACTCAGAAAACTAAAATATTCCCAATCAATTATGCTTGCTAGACAAGAATTCAATTCCCAGCAGTGTAACTATTAGTGCATGGCACATTATGACAAGATTCTAAGTGAAAACCTCAGTTATATTCCATACCAAAGATATAACAGTATGGGTAAGTCCATATAGTTACACTATAAGCAATCTAATGAGAGAAAAATGGATGCAAATGTCAGTAAATTAGGTGAATCTAAATTAGGAAGCAATgacaaattaaaagaaattgCATCTAAAAATTAGTTAAATCACTTTAAAAAGCTGCTACCTGGTAACATAATGTAGGAGCAATCATAAAGTATGCCAAGCTCTTGAAGCTCACATCATAAGAATAGTCCATATTCAGAGTATTGGGAAGTGCTTCTCCCTACAGTAAATAAACAAGATTAATAGAGGGCGTATCTATCACTTGTTCATGATTTAAGAGATTACCATCCAGAAATTATGACTGGATGAAGGGGGAAGAAGGACGGATGTAATTCTATTGAAGATGAAATAAAACTGTGCTTTTATCATATGAAGATGTTCTGAAAGAACAAGAACTATAGGCTTCAGCTTAGTCAAGCAGTGTGTTCCTGCTTAAAAAGGGAATACCAGTACCACAGAACCACATCCATTGTGCATGTGCAGGAGCACATCCTCATCTTTAAAGCATTCGCTATATAAAGAAGTGCAAATGACATTCTACAACGGTTACTTCCAACTCACAAGTGGAAATAAGATTCTACCTTTTCAATTGATTTGGTAAGTTCTCTCATATCATAGTTCGTATGTGCATAAGACACCAGTTTTAGCCATACAATGCAAGCAAATAACATTAATGTGACGCCTGATGGAAAAGCAGAATCAGTCCTGCAAAGGAATAATAAAAGTCAGCAAGCATCTTCACCATATCCTTACCTACTGAGATGACCAAGCATGAACAAGTACAACtgtataattattttatgtCCCTGAAGTAATTATCTTCACTATATCCCTCATAAACGGAGTTACATGTCTACAAACAGGATGCCATATCATAATTAGGAGAATAAGGAAGCCACTTAGCCACATACTTGTTTTCCTTGTTTTTCCAATTTTGCTATTACTTATCcttttatttttcaacttttcAACAATAACTTGCAAGATATTCAATTCCGAAATTAAAAGAACCAAAAATTAAACTAAGGTTTACCCAAGGGCTTTAAATCTCTACTCAGTTAATAATTAAAAGCAATGCTTTTAAATTTCCTGTGCAGGACAGTGATCGTAAATTTCTAATAAAGAAGGCTTGTTAGATGAAATAAGAATTGTAGTAGGAAATTTGAGATTTAAGGGCAACAGTAACCAAGAAAAAATCAACTGTTAGGTAGATACTGTGATTACAGTTAGTTCGGTTAGAAATAACAAGGGGAGGTATAAGTTGGTGAAATAGGAAATCGAGATCAAGTCAGGTATCCTGGAAATAGTTGAGTATAGTTACCAGGTCTCTTAAACCTAGGTATCTATACCATACCTGTATTCTTCATCCACCATTCTGTTTGGGTATCCTGTTGGTGCAGAGCTAGGGATTGAGGGTTCAATTCAATAACAATTTCTATCCTTTGTTACTTCTTCCTAATCCAGTTCTATTACAAAGTTTATTAATTATATGATTCTATTATCAAATTCTTTCAAAATGTATGGATGGTGAAACCACAAATGTAAAAGAAAGGGGGGCGAGGGGAGTaccagaatcaattttgaagaATTCAAGGATGAAATAAACTAACCTGAGGATTACTAAAACTGGATAGACAACTGCAGCTGTTGAAATGAATATATGAAGAACAACAACCACCTGTAATATTGAGATCAATATTCCTATGTATTAAATGCTAAAGATTCTTGAATTTGGGCCAAGGCTAACTCTacccccaaaagctagcttatgAGTTGAGAGTTGCCCGAGCCTTTATATAGTTAATGTGGTTTAAAATAGCACCCCACAAGACTATATTCCAAAACTAGATTAATAAGAGCACACTTGGCCAGATCACTTACTGGTTCAGAAATACACTTCTGTTGCACCAACTTCTCGACTACAAAGGCGGCAAAAGGAAATATTGCAAGACTGAGACTGCAAACCAGCAAAGCATACATAACCACTTTACAGTCAAATTAAGTTTTAACAAACAATCCTCAAAATGATTTAAGTTAAGGGAATTCACCACACTCATTACCAACACATGAAGAGTGGCCAATCCCTCAATGATTTTGAACTAAACCAAAAGCCAGTCCTAATCAACCAACCATACTGCAGCAGAACAAATAATACACATATCAAAACAGACAAAAAATTGAACTGTCAAAATAAAATGCCATAAAGAAAAACCAACTGTGCAGGTGAATGCAGAATTCAACATTGAAAATGCAAACCTTCATCAAATTCTCAATGATAAGTCTGCTATTCACTGCAACAAGCACAACTATACAAAGGTTGAAGAGACCCGCATGACTCTGCATCTGATTGAATAATTAGTAAGGAAACATGCCTATGCATAAAGAACCAAGTACTAGCATGCATGCATATACTCTTTAACTGTGATTCACATCAAAACGAAGCATCACATTCACATATGAGTTCTTCTTAGCATAACAAAATGAAACGAAATGGTTTGATTCTGTTCTATAACACTAGTTTTCAATCTGCAGTTTTCAAGTTCTGGCAAAATCGAATTATTCAGTGATCAGCAAGAAGTTTAGCGGCGGCGCTAACCTGACGGAAAATGTTGTCGGAGCTGAGGGGGCTCTCCTTGACTCTGCGATGAGCGGGGGCGGAAGGACGGTAGGCGAATTTGGTGGCTGAGATGTCATGCACCTGATTCTTCTCTCGATTGGCGGTGGCGGGGGAGACGTGTTGCTCGCTGCTTACGGAGTCGTCGACGTCGGAACCAGAATCCCTCACCGGCACCGGCTCTTCACTCGAACTCTCGTCTTCGACTGTCGCGACGGCGGAGATAGCGCTGGGCCTGCGGCGTACGGAAGAGCCGCTTTGGATGACGGAGgaagcggcggcggcggcgaatAGAGATTCAGAGTCTTCGGAAATCGCCATCGGAGATGAAGTCCGATCGACGTTTTCTCCGTGTTCTCCACAAACCAGTTaactataataataataataatattaataaaatatttattagttGGGATTTGCGGATGTATTATTTTATTAAGGCTTGGTGGTACGCTTGGGAAAGCAGCTGACTCGTGCGGAAAAAGCTCTCAGGTAGATTCGATCCCGACACAATACACTTATGAGATAGATAGAACTTTCAGGTTCGGTCATGATACTATAATAACGATACGTTTAAAAGAGGATGAAAAGTCTTAAATGCGACTAAAACTTACTTAAATTCGGAATAGTTGTATGTGACATGAAAGAGCTAGAAGTTAAGGCTAGAGGGAAAGAGGGTGAGAAAGGAAGATGATTGGAATAATAAATGAAGGAAGACGGTTGTGGGAGTGAGTGGGGACAATAGAAAGATTGGAAGATTATTAAACAGGTCTATTTTATAGTGGAATGAAATCAAATGCAAGAGTTTAATAGGGAAAGACAAGAGGTGGTTTGGTAAGAGAGGGAGAGTTTTTGGAAACTTGTATTGGCTTATAATTAATGTATCGTTTGCTTTGGTTAGAGTTCgtttgttgtgttgtgttgaAGGGTGAGGTGAATGCTGACAGATGCAGCAAGCTGAGGTGATTTCAACCCACGCAGCCTTTCCTTCAATTCGACACGTAAACCTGCTACTCTCTCTTGTTTCTTAAGTCTTAACCAGTAAGTTACACGTATTCCTTTTCCAGTTTTTGTTCCTTTCTCAACAGTAGTACATTGTATGTACTTCTTCATTCATTTAGCTTTGATAGTAAGCATTCAAGAGGAAGAGGCATTTAGTATCTAAGAATCAGAATGAAAATTGATGGTTCCATTTGAATGGTTGGTGTTTTATCCCTTGATCAAGACCGCACATAGTTTTCATAAGAGACCTGAGACCATACTACTTGAGGTAATTAGGACCACAAAGCTCTCCTTTCAATTATTTAACACAACATCATACTCATAGCTCAAACTTTATCTCACTAGTTAAATGAAGTCAATCAAATCgttgaattgaaaaataaattgaagtCATGCAATCATGCAAATGGAGTTGTAGTTGTACACACAGCTGTTAGATTTATGGATAAGTTGCTATCATGAAAGCTTCCACTCACCATCACAACTTCTGGTTTAATgtgctaaggattgtatcattGTTACAAACACAGTGAAtgtgaaatgaaaaataaaagccAAGGTTATATAGATGTGTGTTTCCTTATTTGCTCATTTGTAAAAAGCCAACATCCATTAGTCTAACTTCTTAGATCATTTGATCAACATAGTGGAATGTGAACTTAGGATCAAGAGGTCTTCTAAATCTTAGCGCCGCGTTTATTTAGCTGGATGAAAAAGATACTTTCAATGCGTTATATTCAATCAAGCCAAAACCTCATTTTCTTTAAAAGTATATCACTAATTCATTTTATTCCCTTGAGTCATTTTACATTTTTTACTCATATCAAGACGAATGTTCATGAAAGAATTTAGTACAGCCCATTGTTCAATTCAATCCCAATGACAATATTAACTTTCAAGAACTAATACGAATTTTAAATTTAGGGATTAAAATGGAGCAATAAAACTTTATCTACATATTGTAGTAGATTAGCATACTTGTAAGACATCCCGGTATACTAAATAAAAAACCATACACAACTTTGGCAGACCTTGCTTCTCTATTGTATCCCGAAGCTTGCCAATCATTGACTTGAAAATTGTGTCAAGCTCCTAGGCTTGAGATTTCAGAATTTTCAAACTAAGTGTGAACTTCACTAAATACATCGACAATGAAATGTGCACATGTGGCTGCCAAATTGTGAGATTACATCCACAAGACATCCATAACCTCCAACTGCCATAACCTGAAATAAATAATGCAGTTTAATGCAACAAATATCTATAAAATAAAGCAGAAAGCAACCAGAATCCCGTGCAGCAAGCTTTAGCTAACTAGTTAGTAACGGGAATAAATGTATGAATCTCATCTCAATACCAATCAAATTTTGAATCAGAACATACCCCAGCTGGGTTTAAGGAGATAGAAAAAGCTGATGGTGGAGCACACTGTATTTGTGAAAGGATCGCACCATTCATGTCAAAGCGATTGAGAAGAGGATCGGCACCAACTGTCAAAATCTGAAAGAGAGATACAAAAATTAATCTGAATATTTAACGTAAAATATTAGTGAGACTTACTAATATTATCAGAATAATTGATGAGTCAATATTCAGCAAAGGCCAACAATTCCCACATGACAGACAGCGAATAATAATTGAAATACTTACTGGTGACAAAGGAGTAAAAAATACATAGGTAAATTTGCACCAGAAAAATCTAAGGGCTGACAAGCAAAAATATAAGGACATAACCGGTATCccagaggtttttttttttttttaatctagaGCACCTATCCTTGCGTTTTGAAGTTTACTTATGACTCAATCAACTCTAACACCGCTAACATACCAGTTCAGTCCATTGCATATATAACACTAGATAAAACATTATTTAGATTAAATATTTCTAATAATAATGAATAAAATGGGAACACATCCTCCGCTCCCAACAAATGGGATAACCAATTTTAAAACAACTGGGGAGAAAAGAGATAGCCAACTCACTTGATTATTGTCAAATAACATGTCCTGTACAGAAGCACGAGTTGAAATCTTTGATACACACTCTGATGCAGGAAGATTCCAAAGTGATATATTCCGTCCACTACTGCAAGCCTGTAGAACGGTGACAAAAGTCCCTTAACTATGTACAGAACCCCAAGCTACAACGACACAGACCATATTCATCCAAGCATGTGTGCATTTTCACTCGTTTGCCCCAACACAAAGGACAATCTTAAAATGTGAAAACTATTCTGGTTTGAAAAATTTGAGTTGTTGATGATATAGAAAAAGTATCAGCAAAAGTAGTTTTCCCATATAACAATGATGCTGATTGCATGAAACAAGAAATAGTGTATCATAATTAGGAATAATGGTTATCCTATCCAAGTCTTAATTGCCAATATGCCATATACCAAAAAGAAGCCATTACATATGTAACAATTCTGATTTCCATAAAGAAGAAAGTGACTTCATTATCAAATATCTGTCTCATAACTTCACAAACTGACAATGCACTTACCAACCAGCTCTCACTTGCATCCAAAGCAATACAGCCAATGCATGAAACAGATCCTTTTAACTTCAAATGTTTTGCTGGATTAATCAGTTGGATACACTTCCCACTTTTGCAATCTAGTAAATATGATAAATACGGTAAATAAGCCACAGAAACATAAGTTCCCAATAAAGCTACTCCAATGTATTTGATTAACCAATTAATTTACATAAAGAATAAGCTTATTTTAACTTATTCTACTGTAGTAACTGGCACAAACAAAAATGAAGATTACCCCAAATTCGTGCGGTCCCATCCTCTGACCCTGTTATAATCTGAATGTTGATCAGAACGACTGATAGTTAAAATCTCAGACAACACATTGTGGGCACACAAGTAAGATTACTAAGCACAACAGAAATGGAAATAGAAGATGCTTTAGCAGTCCaaggttttaacttttaaaaattaGCGCACATATTCTCTAGCAGTAGTAGAGTAGTGTTACTTCTTCTATTACTAGTGCAAAGATTTAACACCGCATATAAATATAACATCGCATATAGAAGAAGTATATATCTCCCCTTTAACAGTATATATCTCCCCTTCTGATCATTTCCCCTTCAATGGCCTTCTATTAGGTATCTGTATTTGTTACAAATAAATATAACATCGCATATAGGgccataaattttttaaaaattaaaataaattttacataatATAACTGAACTCCATGTTATCTATCCATTTCCTTATTTTATAATATCATTATCTCCACTAGGACCACTACTTTTCCtatcttttatatttttgaatTATGAAAATTGCAAAAGATCGGCTACATACCACCATATTCTGTTGCTCATAAGTCCATAAACTAGTATCGGAAAACTTTTAATCAATATTCAATAATGCAAATATTCCTGAAAATACTTTATACTTTATAAACAAAAATTGCTATGGAGAAAAATGAACACTGTTAAACATATAGGGATGTTGCGTTAGTCTTATTGTTTTAGTTCTGTATCTTTAGTgtgttattattttaaattattttgtaaagctACAAAAGCCTGTAACACAAGCTctctttatttaataaaattcagAGCTGAACAGAACACAAACTCCATCCACTATAGGGTTTATCCCTCTGTTGAATTCAAATGACGAAAGTATAAAGTCAAGAGTCAAAACCTGATTATAAGTGTTGCGAGCAACTATACAATGCAAGTAGTCTGAGTGCCCCTTGAATACCATTTTTAATTTACCAGTTTCCTGAGAACATTACTACACGTTAGACCAGCGTCAACACAAATACAACTGTATCCAAGAAACTTCATGCACAAATTATATTCACCTTCCATGAATACATACCACATCCCAACAATATGCACAGGAA
This window harbors:
- the LOC130710170 gene encoding diacylglycerol O-acyltransferase 1A-like isoform X2, translated to MAISEDSESLFAAAAASSVIQSGSSVRRRPSAISAVATVEDESSSEEPVPVRDSGSDVDDSVSSEQHVSPATANREKNQVHDISATKFAYRPSAPAHRRVKESPLSSDNIFRQSHAGLFNLCIVVLVAVNSRLIIENLMKYGWLIRTGFWFSSKSLRDWPLFMCCLSLAIFPFAAFVVEKLVQQKCISEPVVVVLHIFISTAAVVYPVLVILRTDSAFPSGVTLMLFACIVWLKLVSYAHTNYDMRELTKSIEKGEALPNTLNMDYSYDVSFKSLAYFMIAPTLCYQPRYPRSPSIRKGWVLRQLVKLIIFTGVMGFIIEQYINPIVQNSQHPLKGNLLYAIERVLKLSVPNLYVWLCMFYCFFHLWLNILAELLRFGDREFYKDWWNAKTFEEYWRMWNMPVHKWMIRHLYFPCLRNGIPKGVAILIAFLVSALFHELCIAVPCHIFKLWAFGGIMFQVPLILITNYLQNKFRNSMVGNMIFWFIFSILGQPMAVLLYYHDLMNRKSKLDQS
- the LOC130710170 gene encoding diacylglycerol O-acyltransferase 1A-like isoform X1, with the protein product MAISEDSESLFAAAAASSVIQSGSSVRRRPSAISAVATVEDESSSEEPVPVRDSGSDVDDSVSSEQHVSPATANREKNQVHDISATKFAYRPSAPAHRRVKESPLSSDNIFRQMQSHAGLFNLCIVVLVAVNSRLIIENLMKYGWLIRTGFWFSSKSLRDWPLFMCCLSLAIFPFAAFVVEKLVQQKCISEPVVVVLHIFISTAAVVYPVLVILRTDSAFPSGVTLMLFACIVWLKLVSYAHTNYDMRELTKSIEKGEALPNTLNMDYSYDVSFKSLAYFMIAPTLCYQPRYPRSPSIRKGWVLRQLVKLIIFTGVMGFIIEQYINPIVQNSQHPLKGNLLYAIERVLKLSVPNLYVWLCMFYCFFHLWLNILAELLRFGDREFYKDWWNAKTFEEYWRMWNMPVHKWMIRHLYFPCLRNGIPKGVAILIAFLVSALFHELCIAVPCHIFKLWAFGGIMFQVPLILITNYLQNKFRNSMVGNMIFWFIFSILGQPMAVLLYYHDLMNRKSKLDQS
- the LOC130710170 gene encoding diacylglycerol O-acyltransferase 1A-like isoform X3, with amino-acid sequence MAISEDSESLFAAAAASSVIQSGSSVRRRPSAISAVATVEDESSSEEPVPVRDSGSDVDDSVSSEQHVSPATANREKNQVHDISATKFAYRPSAPAHRRVKESPLSSDNIFRQMQSHAGLFNLCIVVLVAVNSRLIIENLMKYGWLIRTGFWFSSKSLRDWPLFMCCLSLAIFPFAAFVVEKLVQQKCISEPVVVVLHIFISTAAVVYPVLVILRTDSAFPSGVTLMLFACIVWLKLVSYAHTNYDMRELTKSIEKGEALPNTLNMDYSYDVSFKSLAYFMIAPTLCYQPRYPRSPSIRKGWVLRQLVKLIIFTGVMGFIIEQYINPIVQNSQHPLKGNLLYAIERVLKLSVPNLYVWLCMFYCFFHLWLNILAELLRFGDREFYKDWWNAKTFEEYWRMWNMGVAILIAFLVSALFHELCIAVPCHIFKLWAFGGIMFQVPLILITNYLQNKFRNSMVGNMIFWFIFSILGQPMAVLLYYHDLMNRKSKLDQS
- the LOC130710171 gene encoding THO complex subunit 6: MCGDATNWDEDAYRESILKEREIQTQTVFRTAWAPPQTPNLHSLIAASSDGSIAAYSISAYNLNNPIGSVKSDTDELFAEPDCIFKAHDGPAYDVKFYGDGEDALLLSCGDDGRVRGWRWNGLTSSNCSGSSLGNDIKPVLDVVNPQQKGPWGALSPIPENNAIAVNTQGGSIFAASGDSCAYCWDVETGKLKMVFKGHSDYLHCIVARNTYNQIITGSEDGTARIWDCKSGKCIQLINPAKHLKLKGSVSCIGCIALDASESWLACSSGRNISLWNLPASECVSKISTRASVQDMLFDNNQILTVGADPLLNRFDMNGAILSQIQCAPPSAFSISLNPAGVMAVGGYGCLVDVISQFGSHMCTFHCRCI